CACGGTGGCGCGTTCGATTCCGCTGAGGTCCGTGTCGGCCGTCACCTCGAAGAGCTTGAGGCGCAGCTCGGTCTCCACGTCGGCCTCCTCGGGCAGCGGGTCCGAGAAGTCGCCCAGCGGGAAGGTGAGGGTCTGCTGGACGCTCGCGGTGCCGGGGAAGGCGGCGGGGAACTCGAGGCCCGGCTCGGACTTGCAGATCTCCTCGGCCTCGGCCTCGATGAAGAAGAGCGAGTCACAGCCGGTGGCGAGGAGCGCGACGGAGGAGAGCAGCAGGGCGCGGAAGGATGTCGTTCGCATGTTCGTCGTGCTCCTGCTCAGTAGAAGTAGAAGAGGAAGCCCACCTTCACGGAGGGGATGGTGGCGCGCACGGAGAGGTTGCGGGCGGTGACGCTCGGGTCGTCCGTGGCGTCCTGGAGCAGGGCGCTCGCGTCGTCCACGCCGAGCGCCACGTAGCTGAGCCCCAGGTGGAGGAAGAAATTGAAGCGGCTGGCCGAGCCCACCTCCAGGCCGACGCTGCCGCTGACGTAGTCATAGGTGACGTCGCGGATGGCGGCGGAGGTGCGGCTGGGGCTGGCGCCCAGCCAGTCGACGACCTCGCTGTATTCGGAGCCGAAGTAGTGCCCCGCCTCGGCGTTGAAGGAGGGGGCGATGAAGGTCTGCAAGGGGAGGATGCTGACGCCGCCGCGCAGGCCGAAGCTGAGCGTGTTGGTGGTGGGGCCCGCCTGGAGCCGCAGCCAGGGCAGCGGCCGGAGCACGGCGGACACTCCCACGCCGTGCGGAGCGCCCGCGTCCAGCAGGAGGCCGAAGCGGTGGAGCTCGGACCCGCCCGCGCCGTCATCCTGGGCCAGGGCCGGTGTCGCGGCCGTGAGCGCCAGGAGGCAGGCGAGGGCCGCGCCTCGCTGTCGTAGGGGGAGTGCCGTGCGTCTTCTCGTCGAGGATGTCGCCATCGTCATAGGGATGTTCCAGCGTGGTTCCGGCCCGGTGGCCATCATTTGCGCGACGGGCCGGAAAGAGAAGTCACGTCGAGGGAAATGACCCGCGAGGGGTGGTGCGCGGACACGGATTCCGGACACCCGGGAGTGTCGCGGGAGACCTGTGCCGGAGGTGGGACGTGGAGTCCCGGGGTGGGTTTTCCGGGAGTGTCACGTAGGCTCGGGCTCCTACCGTGGAGCGGTGGAGACAGGGGCGTTCCGGATGTGGAGAGGGTGGAGCCTGCTGCTGGCGTGCGCCGTCGCCGGTTGCACCTCGGTACCTTCGACGCACGGGGCCCCTGGCCATGGCGCGGGAGCTTCGCGACGGCTCAAGTCGGAGGGCGCTCGTGCGGAGCGCCTGTCCCGCGAGGAAGGTGGACGGCGGGGCGTGGTGGTCGCGATGGCGAGCCCCGCGGACCTGGCCGTGCGCGCTGTCACCCAGGGCGCGGTGCGGCTGGACGCCTTCGAGCAGTTGCTGGTGGCCGCCGGGCTGGACAGCGCGGAGTTGCTGCCGCGTCGTGACGCCCTGTCACCGCGAGAGGCGGCACGGGTGCTGGCGTTGCTGATGGCGCGGCCGGTGACGCTGAGCAACTTCCCGCCGAGGCAGGCGGTGGGACACGTGCTGCGGGAGGTGCTGGAGGGCGGTGAGGTGTCCCGGGAGGAGCTGCTGCGCCGGGTGGAGCGCTTCTCCATGGTGGCCGTGCTGCGGCCGGATGGATACCTGGCCTGGACACGCAGCGGGCGGACGCAGCAGCGCGTGGGGCCGGTGCAGTGGAATGACGGTTCCTTCCGCTCGGGCCCGTTCGAGCTGGGGCGCTTCTACTCGGGGAAGGGTGGGGCGTTCCGCGTCCTGGACGACGGGCTGCGGGACGCCGGCGGAGGTGTGCTGGCCGAGGTGTATGACGACGCTGACTACGTGGGGCGCACGCTGGACGGGGCGGAGGAGGCTTTCGTCGAGCTGGTCATGGCAATGGGGCAGTTGCTGACATCCCCGGCGGACAGCCTCGCGGCGTTGCGGCACTTGCCCTCGGGACTCGCCGCGCTGGTGGCGTCCTCGCCCGAGTACCTGGAGCGCTTCCGTCACATGAGTCGTGGCGAGCAGGTGAAGGCGCTCTCCAAGCTGACCACGAACCTCATTGCCA
This is a stretch of genomic DNA from Pyxidicoccus trucidator. It encodes these proteins:
- a CDS encoding Tox-REase-5 domain-containing protein, whose product is MVVAMASPADLAVRAVTQGAVRLDAFEQLLVAAGLDSAELLPRRDALSPREAARVLALLMARPVTLSNFPPRQAVGHVLREVLEGGEVSREELLRRVERFSMVAVLRPDGYLAWTRSGRTQQRVGPVQWNDGSFRSGPFELGRFYSGKGGAFRVLDDGLRDAGGGVLAEVYDDADYVGRTLDGAEEAFVELVMAMGQLLTSPADSLAALRHLPSGLAALVASSPEYLERFRHMSRGEQVKALSKLTTNLIATWGAASGVTRTVTGALRGAEATVPVLSLSAEGALVMERVAVPVGQAATVLGGGPGAAIILQRARSGGGAQPPADGPGRWEPANESMSHASREYQAQVTGAPEGLAYKVRDVKFDGYRSGVLLETKGLGYAKFLKNGSFRSWFRGADGMLQQAERQLKAAMGTPIEWHFAERDVADAVRAMLHESELGDIKVVFTPVR